One stretch of Tepidibacter hydrothermalis DNA includes these proteins:
- a CDS encoding response regulator transcription factor, with protein sequence MNYKIMIVEDDKGIEDLLCSHMEKYGYETVRIEDFEKVIDSFELNKPHIVLLDINLPKYDGYYWCKKIRQVSNCPIIFISARESQMDQVMAIESGADDYITKPFFYEVVTAKIKSQLRRTYGAYATSTKERIIEFYELTLYPERLELNFKDNSIILTKKEEILLESLLNKYPKVVSREYLLEKLWDDQNFVEENTLNVNVTRLRKRLQQIGIKDAIETVRGVGYRLDITWRNE encoded by the coding sequence ATGAATTATAAAATAATGATAGTAGAAGATGATAAAGGAATAGAAGATCTTCTATGCTCGCATATGGAAAAGTATGGATATGAAACCGTAAGAATAGAAGATTTTGAAAAAGTAATAGATAGTTTTGAACTAAACAAACCTCACATAGTATTACTGGATATAAATCTACCAAAATATGATGGATATTATTGGTGCAAAAAGATTAGACAAGTATCAAATTGCCCTATTATTTTTATATCTGCTCGCGAAAGTCAAATGGATCAGGTTATGGCAATAGAAAGTGGAGCAGATGATTATATTACAAAGCCATTTTTTTATGAAGTTGTAACTGCTAAAATAAAAAGTCAGTTAAGACGAACATATGGTGCATATGCTACGTCAACAAAAGAAAGAATAATCGAATTTTATGAACTTACTTTATATCCAGAAAGATTAGAACTTAACTTTAAGGATAATAGTATTATACTTACCAAAAAAGAAGAAATATTACTAGAATCTTTATTAAATAAATACCCTAAAGTAGTAAGTAGAGAATATCTTTTAGAAAAATTATGGGATGATCAAAATTTTGTAGAAGAGAATACTTTAAATGTAAATGTAACTAGGTTGAGAAAGAGGCTTCAACAAATTGGAATTAAAGATGCTATAGAAACAGTTAGAGGAGTAGGATATAGATTAGATATAACTTGGAGGAATGAGTGA
- a CDS encoding ABC transporter ATP-binding protein gives MEILKLNEISKIYGSKVVYNALKNINITIEKGEFVGIMGPSGSGKTTLLNVISTIDSPTSGEVLLNGKNPYKLKNSDLAIFRRNELGFVFQDFNLLDTLTIKENIVLPLTLEGCKISEMDKKLKNVSKKLGIEEILNKRTFEVSGGQAQRAAIARAIIHSPSLLLADEPTGNLDSKASKDVMDLFKSINKDYEVTTMMVTHDPLAASYCNRVVFIKDGELYNEIHAGESREQFFQKIIDVLSLLGGHHNITKDKF, from the coding sequence ATGGAAATATTAAAATTAAATGAAATTAGTAAAATATATGGAAGTAAAGTAGTATATAATGCGTTGAAAAATATTAATATTACGATAGAAAAAGGTGAGTTTGTAGGAATTATGGGACCGTCGGGAAGTGGAAAAACAACTCTTCTTAATGTGATATCTACAATTGATAGTCCTACATCTGGAGAAGTTTTACTAAATGGAAAAAATCCATATAAATTAAAAAATTCAGATCTAGCTATTTTTAGAAGAAATGAGCTTGGATTTGTATTTCAAGATTTTAATTTATTAGATACATTAACTATTAAAGAAAATATAGTATTACCATTAACGTTAGAAGGTTGCAAAATATCTGAAATGGATAAAAAACTTAAAAATGTTTCAAAAAAACTTGGAATTGAAGAAATTCTTAATAAAAGAACTTTTGAAGTGTCAGGAGGACAAGCACAAAGAGCGGCAATTGCAAGAGCTATTATACATTCTCCATCTTTATTACTTGCTGATGAACCAACAGGAAATTTAGACTCAAAGGCATCTAAAGATGTAATGGACTTATTTAAAAGTATAAATAAAGACTATGAGGTAACAACTATGATGGTAACTCACGATCCTTTAGCTGCTAGTTATTGTAATAGAGTGGTTTTTATTAAAGATGGAGAACTCTATAATGAGATACATGCAGGAGAAAGTAGAGAACAATTTTTTCAAAAAATCATAGATGTATTATCTTTACTAGGAGGACATCATAATATAACTAAAGATAAGTTTTAA
- a CDS encoding transglycosylase SLT domain-containing protein, translating to MKKKIIAILSVILIIIGVGALMFGKEVYHEMNQNSYENVRIKYEKQIVKYSKKYGVNPCLVAAIISQESDFRSGKYKKGEKTGLMQIRDTAAKKWAKEMGMKDFKGEMLKDIDTNIELGTWYLGKLNKENDNDEDKVIQGWYDRHVTYCGLPSRDGVEGYTKIIKVIEKEMEKKYSDKLK from the coding sequence ATGAAAAAGAAAATTATAGCAATTTTAAGTGTTATTTTAATAATAATAGGAGTAGGAGCATTAATGTTTGGAAAAGAAGTGTATCATGAAATGAATCAAAATTCTTATGAGAATGTAAGGATAAAATATGAAAAACAAATAGTCAAATATTCAAAAAAATATGGGGTTAATCCATGTCTTGTTGCAGCTATTATTTCACAGGAAAGTGATTTTAGAAGTGGAAAATATAAAAAAGGGGAGAAAACAGGATTAATGCAAATAAGGGATACAGCAGCAAAAAAGTGGGCAAAAGAAATGGGAATGAAGGATTTTAAAGGGGAGATGTTGAAAGATATTGATACAAATATAGAATTAGGGACTTGGTATTTAGGAAAACTAAACAAAGAAAATGATAATGATGAAGACAAAGTTATTCAAGGGTGGTATGATCGCCATGTAACTTATTGTGGTTTGCCAAGTAGAGATGGTGTAGAAGGATATACTAAAATAATAAAAGTAATAGAAAAAGAAATGGAAAAAAAATATTCAGATAAATTAAAATAG
- a CDS encoding DUF5698 domain-containing protein gives MTKEVIFSLIGLFLITSFTNILATLKSILISKKIMNPVYFLVFIDAMIFAMVVNKVTSSKGIHFTIAYALGKPAGVFIGSKIEERLALGILEVDLFLNNKDKMIAIAEKLRSVGYTVNHFLAGGNNGEARYKVEVVIKRNEFKVFRNVLDECGISNPTLKIKNLSKVDGKITTTSIQTN, from the coding sequence ATGACAAAAGAAGTTATATTTTCACTTATTGGTTTATTTCTAATAACGTCTTTTACCAATATTTTAGCAACACTAAAATCTATATTAATATCAAAAAAAATTATGAATCCGGTTTATTTTCTGGTATTTATAGATGCGATGATTTTTGCAATGGTAGTCAATAAAGTTACTAGTTCAAAGGGAATACATTTTACTATTGCATATGCACTAGGTAAACCTGCAGGGGTTTTTATAGGATCAAAAATTGAAGAACGATTAGCACTAGGTATTTTAGAAGTAGATTTGTTTTTAAACAATAAAGATAAAATGATTGCAATAGCAGAAAAACTTAGATCGGTAGGTTATACGGTAAATCATTTTCTTGCTGGAGGCAATAACGGAGAAGCAAGATACAAAGTTGAAGTCGTAATAAAGAGAAATGAATTTAAAGTATTTAGAAATGTTTTGGATGAATGTGGTATTAGTAATCCAACTCTAAAAATAAAAAATTTAAGTAAAGTAGATGGTAAAATTACTACAACAAGTATTCAAACAAATTAA
- a CDS encoding sensor histidine kinase translates to MKLFLREYLGFICIYFFNFIFLLIFYNNIGGFESITNIFYFIFITTFIMTGYLIYKYYKNKKMYCILNNPPDQIEEYLCDIGNDSNAQQLENLFKKQYSLYQGEIQNYVKKQKQHLVFMNHWVHQMKTPISVIQLIIQENEDEPYIINIRDEIDRIQNNLNTALYLARIDNFEHDFKVETVDLKVLVFDVVNNLKRVFIKKHIYPEVKIKSSFFVQTDFKWMKFVIHQVIINAIKYSSENKKVSIEIYEKYDSSIVKIKDEGVGIPKTDIKRVFEPSYTGENGRVFGESTGMGLYIVSEVCKRLGHKIEIESEVNKGTIFKIIFKKFR, encoded by the coding sequence ATGAAACTTTTTTTGAGAGAATATTTGGGATTTATATGTATATATTTCTTTAACTTTATTTTTTTATTGATTTTTTATAATAATATTGGAGGCTTTGAAAGTATAACTAACATATTCTATTTTATATTTATAACAACTTTTATTATGACTGGTTATTTAATATATAAGTATTATAAAAATAAAAAAATGTATTGTATATTAAATAATCCTCCTGATCAGATTGAAGAATATTTATGTGATATAGGTAATGATTCTAATGCACAACAATTAGAGAATTTATTTAAAAAACAGTATAGCTTATATCAAGGCGAAATACAGAATTATGTAAAAAAGCAAAAACAACATTTGGTTTTTATGAATCATTGGGTTCATCAAATGAAAACTCCAATTTCTGTAATTCAACTAATAATTCAAGAAAATGAAGATGAACCTTATATTATAAATATTCGTGATGAAATAGATCGTATTCAGAATAACTTAAATACTGCTCTGTATTTAGCTAGAATTGATAATTTTGAACATGATTTTAAAGTAGAAACAGTAGATTTAAAAGTATTAGTTTTTGATGTTGTAAATAATCTTAAAAGAGTATTTATTAAGAAGCATATATATCCAGAAGTTAAAATAAAATCTTCTTTTTTTGTTCAAACTGATTTTAAATGGATGAAATTTGTAATTCATCAAGTAATTATCAATGCAATTAAATATTCTAGTGAAAACAAAAAAGTATCAATAGAAATCTATGAAAAATATGATAGTAGTATTGTAAAAATTAAGGATGAAGGCGTTGGAATACCAAAAACGGATATTAAAAGAGTATTTGAACCATCTTATACAGGAGAAAATGGAAGAGTATTTGGTGAATCAACTGGAATGGGACTATACATTGTAAGTGAAGTATGCAAAAGATTAGGACATAAAATAGAAATAGAATCAGAAGTTAATAAGGGAACTATTTTCAAAATAATTTTTAAAAAATTTAGATAA
- a CDS encoding aspartate carbamoyltransferase regulatory subunit — protein sequence MLNINSIKKGIVIDHIKAGCGYKIFKQLGLHKADYSVALLKNVSSNAMDKKDIIKIENEINIDFTVLGIIDPNITVNVIENEKIKEKIKLSIPKTVKGIFKCKNPRCITTVENIDEVEFLLVNEENKEYKCEYCESRTSL from the coding sequence ATGCTTAATATAAACAGTATAAAAAAAGGAATAGTAATAGATCATATAAAGGCTGGATGTGGATATAAGATATTTAAGCAATTAGGACTTCATAAAGCAGATTATTCGGTGGCACTTCTTAAGAATGTAAGCTCGAATGCCATGGATAAAAAGGATATTATAAAAATCGAAAATGAAATAAACATAGATTTTACAGTGCTTGGAATAATAGATCCGAATATAACTGTGAATGTAATAGAAAACGAGAAGATAAAAGAAAAAATAAAGCTTTCAATTCCAAAGACAGTAAAGGGAATATTTAAATGTAAAAACCCAAGATGTATAACTACTGTTGAGAACATAGATGAAGTTGAGTTTCTACTAGTTAATGAGGAAAATAAAGAGTATAAATGTGAGTACTGTGAAAGTAGAACGTCTTTGTAA
- a CDS encoding HutD family protein: MEKNIKIIRKNEHKTSEWSGGTTTQLCIYPYDSEYKELNFKWRLSSARVDIDESVFTHLPNIKRKIMILDGELLLEHQNHYSVKLKQFEQDTFCGDWKTKSYGKVIDFNLMMNDCEGDLEYICIDKLSSKKIVFDNKKRKYDYVADVLYVIRGELEINSQDTLYEGDLLLSYIERNEESKEVNLINKLNTDIKVIRSTIYFNN; encoded by the coding sequence ATGGAGAAAAATATTAAAATTATAAGAAAGAACGAACATAAGACAAGTGAGTGGTCTGGGGGAACTACAACACAGCTATGTATATATCCATATGATTCTGAGTATAAGGAACTCAATTTCAAGTGGAGATTAAGCTCTGCAAGAGTTGATATTGATGAATCAGTATTTACGCATCTACCTAATATTAAAAGGAAAATAATGATTTTAGATGGGGAATTACTTTTAGAACATCAAAATCACTATAGTGTGAAGCTTAAACAATTTGAACAAGATACTTTCTGTGGAGATTGGAAAACAAAGAGTTATGGTAAAGTAATAGACTTTAACCTAATGATGAATGATTGTGAAGGTGATTTAGAATATATATGTATTGATAAGCTTAGTTCAAAAAAGATAGTATTTGATAATAAAAAAAGAAAGTATGATTACGTAGCAGATGTTCTGTATGTAATTAGAGGTGAACTAGAGATTAATTCACAAGATACACTTTATGAAGGTGATTTGCTTTTAAGCTATATTGAAAGAAATGAAGAATCTAAAGAGGTAAATCTTATCAATAAATTAAATACAGATATAAAAGTTATTAGAAGTACTATATACTTTAATAATTAG
- a CDS encoding ABC transporter permease, translating into MTFEQFILNNVKRNSQTYLAYFFSSIFSVMIFFSFAAFSFHPNISDQTIQKSVKSAMIASEYIIFIFAFLFVLYSVSTFLKVRNKEFGTLMILGMSKRQLNKLVFIENMIIGSLSIVIGTALGIVFFKFFLMLSSKIIGIDSMKFYFPLKAIALTFVSFLILFIGISSFTIFLVRTNKIIELLKGSKKPKKEPKASIILSIVSAILILGGYTLSLTARPATLVNLVIPVIVIVVIGTFLFFSQLSIFIIKLLKSNRKFYLNRTNMLWISDLAYRIKDNARMLFLVSILSSVAFTSISTFYIVDSNMKSELSEDVPFAINYRVREDIKEDYEDINTIENKLDKNNVNYKKAEVIIKMGYIEEEKYEQSFIKLSQYNKIADILKFNKIELKKNEAFIATRFDEEENLANKMIKLKNSDIKLNVVGAKKQIILPQGIFQPFIVVEDSIFEQMENSGKINDVFYGYYIEKWDKYVDLSVELKNKIDKEQPDFWMLPYEYKLSKQMSSLLLYIGFFIGCIFFMAAGSFLYFRLYADLSEEKQKYYNISKIGLTDKEMKKIATIQMGCLFFIPYIIAVVHTLVALKPLQLLYSDIFIHGIKVLIVFAVVQIIYFLIIRNKYINYLLKNIV; encoded by the coding sequence GTGACATTTGAACAATTTATACTCAATAATGTAAAAAGGAATTCACAAACTTATCTAGCCTATTTTTTTAGCAGTATTTTTTCGGTTATGATATTTTTTTCTTTTGCAGCATTTAGTTTTCATCCAAATATAAGTGATCAAACTATTCAAAAATCAGTTAAAAGCGCAATGATTGCTTCTGAATATATAATATTCATATTTGCATTTTTATTTGTATTATATTCTGTAAGTACATTTTTAAAAGTAAGAAATAAAGAATTTGGAACTTTAATGATACTTGGAATGTCAAAGAGACAATTAAATAAATTAGTTTTTATAGAAAATATGATTATAGGAAGTTTATCAATAGTTATAGGAACAGCATTAGGAATTGTTTTTTTTAAGTTTTTTCTTATGCTGTCTTCAAAAATTATAGGTATAGATTCTATGAAATTTTATTTTCCGCTTAAAGCTATAGCATTAACTTTTGTTAGTTTTCTAATATTGTTTATAGGAATATCAAGTTTTACTATATTTTTAGTTAGAACAAATAAAATAATTGAACTATTAAAGGGAAGTAAAAAACCAAAGAAAGAGCCAAAAGCATCTATTATATTGTCTATAGTATCAGCAATATTAATATTAGGGGGATATACACTATCTCTTACAGCAAGACCAGCCACACTAGTCAATTTGGTTATACCAGTTATAGTAATTGTAGTAATAGGAACTTTTTTATTTTTTTCTCAACTTAGCATATTTATAATAAAACTTCTTAAGAGTAATAGAAAATTTTACTTAAATCGTACTAATATGCTTTGGATATCTGATTTAGCGTATCGTATTAAAGATAATGCCAGAATGCTTTTTTTAGTTAGTATTTTATCTTCTGTAGCATTTACTTCGATATCTACTTTTTATATAGTTGATAGTAATATGAAAAGTGAACTATCTGAAGATGTTCCATTTGCAATAAATTATAGAGTTAGAGAAGATATAAAAGAAGATTATGAAGATATAAATACAATAGAAAATAAGCTTGACAAAAATAACGTAAACTATAAAAAAGCTGAAGTTATTATTAAAATGGGTTATATAGAAGAAGAAAAATATGAACAAAGTTTTATAAAACTTTCACAGTATAATAAGATTGCAGATATACTCAAGTTTAATAAAATTGAATTGAAAAAAAATGAAGCTTTTATAGCTACTAGATTTGACGAAGAGGAAAATTTAGCTAATAAGATGATAAAATTAAAAAATAGTGATATTAAACTAAATGTAGTAGGGGCAAAAAAACAAATAATTCTACCTCAAGGCATTTTTCAACCATTTATTGTAGTTGAAGATTCTATTTTTGAACAAATGGAAAATAGTGGAAAAATTAATGATGTTTTTTATGGATACTATATTGAAAAATGGGATAAATATGTAGATTTATCAGTAGAACTTAAAAATAAAATAGATAAAGAACAACCAGATTTTTGGATGTTACCATATGAATATAAATTAAGTAAACAAATGTCTTCACTTCTTTTATATATAGGATTTTTTATAGGGTGCATATTTTTTATGGCCGCTGGAAGCTTTTTGTATTTTAGATTATATGCAGATTTAAGTGAGGAAAAACAGAAATATTATAATATTTCTAAAATAGGACTTACAGACAAGGAAATGAAAAAAATTGCAACAATTCAAATGGGTTGCTTGTTTTTTATACCATATATAATTGCTGTAGTTCATACACTTGTAGCATTGAAGCCATTACAACTGCTGTATTCGGATATATTTATTCATGGAATAAAAGTTTTAATAGTATTTGCTGTTGTTCAGATTATATACTTTTTAATTATAAGAAATAAATATATAAATTATTTATTGAAAAACATAGTGTAA
- a CDS encoding leucine-rich repeat domain-containing protein, with product MEGFKISKKELFFYTSILIIAMVVHLFYTNMAVDGEVPFIWVCIIIWVIIGELKKESRKGIFKRIFIKSVLPMIMVLNYVLFRFSMNIPNYILFFIVGCSYLIIVYNNSFDKYKIIFSVSIVSLLLIFFYTDYYIKSNNIIKDINFRNYISNQYDIKDKIESSSLNNIEELDIYGSADINSIEGIEYFSNLKELNISGAYKINDFSPLTKNKKLKDLGLWHMDLNDLKSIPEVNNIENLEIGHPEYGKIYNLEQFTNLKKLDISSVEYMENLNCIKSVENIEKLYIYYSQISTLDGIEKFENLEELYLDYIHPLDVSKVFELENLKKVSIHDCKIQKQYTFIQKLKDKGVKVEME from the coding sequence ATGGAGGGCTTTAAAATTAGTAAAAAAGAGTTGTTTTTTTATACATCTATCTTAATTATAGCTATGGTAGTTCATCTGTTTTATACAAATATGGCAGTAGACGGTGAAGTTCCATTTATTTGGGTATGTATTATTATATGGGTAATAATAGGTGAACTTAAGAAAGAATCAAGAAAAGGTATCTTTAAAAGGATATTTATAAAATCTGTTCTTCCTATGATTATGGTATTGAATTATGTACTATTTAGATTTTCGATGAATATACCTAACTATATATTATTTTTTATAGTTGGGTGCTCCTATTTAATTATCGTATATAATAATAGTTTTGATAAATATAAGATAATTTTTTCAGTTAGCATAGTATCGTTGTTATTAATATTTTTTTATACAGATTATTATATTAAATCAAACAATATAATAAAGGATATCAATTTTAGAAATTATATATCAAATCAGTATGATATAAAAGATAAGATAGAGTCTTCTAGTTTGAACAATATTGAAGAATTAGATATATATGGATCAGCAGATATAAATAGTATAGAGGGTATAGAGTATTTTTCTAATTTAAAAGAACTAAACATTTCAGGTGCTTATAAAATAAATGATTTTTCTCCTTTAACAAAAAATAAGAAACTAAAAGACTTGGGATTATGGCATATGGATCTAAATGATTTAAAATCTATACCAGAAGTCAATAATATAGAAAATCTTGAAATAGGACACCCGGAATATGGAAAAATATATAATTTAGAACAATTCACTAACTTAAAAAAATTGGATATAAGTAGTGTGGAGTATATGGAAAATTTAAATTGTATAAAATCAGTTGAAAATATAGAAAAGCTATATATTTACTATTCTCAAATATCCACTCTTGATGGGATAGAAAAATTTGAAAATCTTGAAGAACTTTATTTGGATTATATTCATCCACTTGATGTATCTAAAGTATTTGAACTTGAAAATCTGAAAAAAGTAAGTATACACGACTGTAAAATACAAAAACAATATACATTCATACAAAAGTTAAAGGATAAAGGAGTTAAAGTTGAAATGGAATAA
- the pyrB gene encoding aspartate carbamoyltransferase has protein sequence MLKGRNLIQPNDFSLQELDSVLSLGEKIIQNPQKYVDVCKGKLLSTLFYEPSTRTRFSFEAAMLRLGGSLVGFSEPGSSSVSKGESLADTIRTVGCYADIIAMRHPKEGSAYLAAKHSNIPVINAGDGGHQHPTQTLTDLLTIKSLKKDLNNLTIGLCGDLKFGRTVHSLVKAMARYQNIKFVFISPSELKIPDYIKEEIEGNYYETSSLEEVIDKVDILYMTRVQRERFINEEEYLRLKDSYILTKDKLKTAKEDMLILHPLPRVNEISTEVDDDPRAVYFEQARYGMFVRMALIMKLLGVDIDA, from the coding sequence ATGTTAAAAGGAAGAAATTTAATTCAACCAAATGATTTTTCACTACAAGAGTTAGATTCAGTATTAAGTCTTGGTGAAAAAATAATTCAAAATCCACAAAAATATGTTGATGTTTGTAAAGGAAAGCTATTGTCTACATTATTTTATGAGCCATCAACTAGAACTAGGTTTAGTTTTGAAGCTGCTATGCTTAGGTTAGGTGGAAGCTTAGTAGGTTTTTCTGAGCCAGGATCATCTTCTGTATCAAAGGGAGAATCACTTGCTGACACTATAAGAACTGTTGGATGTTATGCTGATATAATTGCTATGAGACATCCAAAGGAAGGTAGTGCATATTTAGCAGCTAAACATTCAAATATACCTGTAATAAATGCAGGTGATGGAGGACATCAACATCCTACTCAAACTCTTACTGATTTACTTACTATAAAATCTTTAAAAAAAGATTTAAACAATCTTACAATAGGACTTTGTGGAGACTTAAAATTCGGTCGTACTGTTCACTCGTTAGTTAAGGCCATGGCAAGATACCAAAACATAAAGTTCGTATTCATATCCCCATCTGAACTTAAGATCCCAGACTATATAAAAGAAGAAATAGAAGGAAACTACTACGAAACTTCAAGCTTAGAAGAAGTAATAGATAAAGTTGATATACTTTATATGACTAGAGTTCAAAGAGAGAGATTTATAAATGAAGAAGAATATTTAAGACTTAAAGACAGTTATATACTTACAAAAGATAAATTGAAAACTGCAAAAGAAGATATGCTTATACTGCATCCACTTCCAAGAGTAAATGAAATATCAACTGAAGTAGATGATGATCCTAGAGCTGTGTATTTTGAACAAGCTAGATACGGAATGTTTGTTAGAATGGCTTTAATTATGAAGTTATTGGGGGTTGATATAGATGCTTAA
- a CDS encoding GerAB/ArcD/ProY family transporter, with protein sequence MNKEVISDKQGISIVILFIIGSTSIFVMGLEAKQDVWLAFILAILMVLPMLIIYSRLHYIFPHKDLFDILEICFGKFIGKIMILLYTWFVFFFASDILVNYGQFIRIVNLQNTPQIIPIISLCILCAWGIKEGIEILGKWAEFFVLIPIISFFIMIILLIPDMNIDNITPILGEGFKPVLKGAFSAFTFPLVQIVVFTMGFFSFKTKKSPYKIYIIGLLIGGIFVSILSITNILVIGVNTATNVYYPTHATASKVELGNLFQGAEVIVFLTFILGGFIKISILLLCICKGITKVFGYKDYRFIITPISLLVINLSYFQYDSILYYYEFNTDIWPYYHFPFQVIFPIIIWITAEIKKKDQLN encoded by the coding sequence ATGAACAAAGAAGTTATTTCAGATAAACAAGGCATATCAATTGTAATTTTGTTTATAATAGGGTCCACTTCTATATTTGTAATGGGGCTTGAAGCTAAACAAGATGTTTGGTTGGCTTTTATTTTAGCAATACTTATGGTATTACCTATGTTGATTATATATTCTCGACTTCACTACATATTTCCACATAAAGACTTGTTTGACATTCTTGAAATTTGTTTTGGAAAGTTCATCGGAAAAATAATGATTTTATTATATACATGGTTTGTATTTTTTTTTGCATCTGACATTTTAGTGAATTATGGACAATTCATTAGAATAGTTAACTTACAAAATACCCCTCAAATCATACCCATCATAAGTCTTTGTATTTTGTGTGCGTGGGGGATAAAGGAGGGTATTGAAATTTTGGGGAAATGGGCAGAATTTTTCGTACTTATACCTATTATTTCTTTTTTTATTATGATAATATTATTGATTCCAGATATGAATATAGATAATATAACCCCTATATTAGGTGAAGGATTTAAACCAGTCTTAAAAGGCGCTTTTAGTGCATTTACTTTTCCACTTGTCCAAATAGTAGTATTTACTATGGGTTTTTTTAGTTTTAAAACAAAGAAATCTCCTTACAAAATTTACATAATAGGCTTATTGATAGGAGGAATATTTGTATCCATACTTTCTATAACTAATATTTTAGTTATAGGAGTAAATACTGCAACAAATGTATATTACCCTACTCATGCTACTGCATCAAAAGTAGAACTAGGTAACTTATTTCAAGGTGCAGAAGTAATTGTATTTTTGACATTTATATTAGGTGGTTTTATTAAAATAAGTATATTATTACTATGTATTTGTAAAGGAATTACTAAAGTATTTGGATATAAAGACTATCGATTTATCATAACACCTATTTCTTTATTAGTAATTAATCTATCTTATTTTCAGTATGATAGTATATTGTATTATTATGAGTTTAATACGGACATATGGCCGTACTATCATTTTCCGTTTCAAGTGATTTTTCCTATTATTATATGGATTACCGCTGAAATAAAAAAGAAGGATCAATTGAATTAA